Part of the Pelmatolapia mariae isolate MD_Pm_ZW linkage group LG3_W, Pm_UMD_F_2, whole genome shotgun sequence genome is shown below.
TCATGCTGATTTCTGGAAATTCAGAGCTAACATATTACATTTAGACACCAATTCTgcctgatgttttgttttgtttttttttttttaaagttgattctgatgtttcCAGGCTTCTGGTATTaagagttaaaataaataaagaagccATTTTTAAAGTGAGTCGAGTTCATTTCAGGACATGTTTGAGCAGTATGTGGTTCTTCTTTAATAACTCAGTGTTGCAGACACATGTTaacaagtgaaagaaaagaaagattgTTTACGCATTTGCTTCTTTTGTCACTTTAACCCCCGATGTCCTTACTCTTGTTTTTGCTGACAGTTGGAGttataaataacataaatataaatctttatgtgaaaataatttccttacaaagtttttaaacagtttttggaTCCAAAAACACTTTATTAGCCTGTGATGATCCAAATAAACCTCCTAAAACTAAATAACAAGTGAGACACTGACACTTAAATAAAGTGCGCAACAGCTTGTCAGCTGATCTGATCCAGTTTTACTGACAACGGCACTGAGTCATTGTGCTTTaagtcaaaatgaaaatgaaactaaaacacacacggcaataaacaacaagaaaaaaaccccaacagatGAATGCTGACTGGCCAGTATATCATGATGTCATAGGAGGAGGAGTCTTGTACACATGTTATGTTGTGTTATTATAGAACCGAAGCCAAACGCAGTATCGAGGCGTTGAAGTGAATAAAAAGCCACCAACGGGAAGAAGAAGAGACAACAGGAGTATGAACTTGATCTTTTAGtatgttttgctgtgtttctgtgtcattCTTCCTTGTTTTGTACTGCagttgatatttatttattattattacgttTTTATCTCTTTCTTAAAATGCCTTTGTAAAGTAGCAGGACTAAAATGTTACATGTCCGATAATGAACACGTTTAATCACAGTGTGTAAAGAGGATGTGACTGGGATTAACAGTTTGAACACTTCGTGGTATTCTGCTTCATCCGGAACATTCAGAGTGTTGTTTGTTCTTCCAGCTGATCATCAGTTCATAGAATTGATGCGTTCATAGAATTGTGGACAGATCGCCGATCGCTCTCTTACAAACAAGTAAGTAGACGTTAAAACATCCCATGGGAACGTGTGTGCTCCTGTTGTTTACTTTCTGTTGCACTCACTGTTTAAATAAGTGACCAGCTACGTGGGCTAATTTTCATCAGATTGGAAacaggataaaaaacaaaacaaaataaatatctgatagAAAAAGGACAGAGAAAGACAAACAGCTTTTAGTTGGTTCATGTGATACAAAACATGAAAACCCAAAGCGAGTTTTATGAAAGTGCGCAACATGAAGTAAACATCGGCATAGCGGTGTTTACAGTGTCAATAAGagttcataataataataataataataataataattttgttgttgttgttgtcaaaaACCTGTTGCTTGTGGCTTTTTCTatcataaaaaatagaaaactgaATGTTTTGAAACAAATAGCTTGTAAACATGCTTGTATATCCAGGGGTGCATATAAGTGGTCCACAGGTGCGCATtagctgtcaaaataaaagacacgcACCAGATaggaagttgcaacgcgcgttcgcgtacatataaaaggcactgtttttgtccgctagagtgggattttcacggcatattctgcaccacatctctgtgcgttcatcatttgtttgaagccagctcacctcctgcaaccacttttccgagaatacacgcttcttttgcggttcggactccttctgacattactttggaggtggaggaacaccagagtaattgcttaaaggagcttgcttcttcgacatctttaggagttctaaacaaatgtctgtcctcctccagaaaatcttatgtacgcgagtgcgcgttgcaacttcttatctggtgcgtgccttttattttgacagcgaatgcgcacctgcggaccacttatgtgcacccctggatATAGAAAACTATATTAACCATTTaacaaattgttaaaaaaaaaaaatcaggaaaagaaatcaaaataaatctGAATCTGTCTAAAAAGttgattaaaaatatttttgtgaaaTTTCAGGAAGGAGATTTAAACCGACAGTGAGTACGTGACCTTGATGTCCCTTTGAGGCCTTCTGAATTTACTTCATTTAATTTTCTGGTGAGCACCGATCTTCGTTGCCTAATGTTCAGTTTTGTTATCTGTGAGGTCTGATGAAATGAAAATCCataacactgattttttttctttttaaatttcacagGTCAGTAAGTGTAATGCACCCAGTAAAGTCAACAGGAAAACTTTACATGCTCTTCCATGTTTGTAGAGAGGAGCTCATGGTTCGTAGAGACAGCTGCCAGAGAcggagaaacacacagacaggtaGAAAACTAAGCCTAAAAACATCTGAATATGTTATTGGAGACACACTTCACTCTGATGTCAACAGACCATTTTAAATCTTGTAGCTGAAACATGCACAGAATTATGATCATGGTTTGGATCATAGACGTACATTAATTCGTGTGCTGCTTAGCTTAACAGAAATCACTCAGTGGTTTTTAAGCtggtgaaaaatgtgaaatatttcacttttatttttattgttgttttaaaaaaaagatatttattaaaatgttcttcCTGTGATTCATTTTCACAGAGAGAAGATGATCAGGATCCTTCTGTTTCTCGGCCTGGCGTCCTCTATCTGTGAGTGTCCACATTTAAACACAGTTATCTTTTGgtaaattcaaataaataaataaataaaaatgataaatgaaCACACAATAATGAGGTGGTGTCTTCTCAACAGGGACGTTTGTTTTGAAAAGGACTCCGACTGTCTTTGAGGCCAAGGAGGACGACAACATCACCATCAGATTGGACAGTCAGCTCCAAGCTGACGTGTCTCTGGCTGACATGATGTGTGTTTTCCACTCAGACGTCACTAAGATTTTGTTTAAAATGATCAGAGGAGTGGAGGACTCTGAGTCTCAGGATGAGCAGTTTGCAGGACGAGTTCAGACTGACAGAGACGCtctgagaggaggaagagtcaGACTTCATCTGTCCAGAGTCACAGCTGAAGACTCTGGAAGCTACAGGTGTGACGTGGCTGCCGACTACGACGACAGTCTGAAGAGATGGAGGCTCGAGACAAATGGTAAGTTGACTCCTTTATCTCTTTACGACTGGGCTGTATTTACAATGCAGTTGAACCAACattaattcagatttttttccttAGAAAATTTTGTTTTGAGTGTGGGTCAAACCTCTGATGGAGACAGCAGTGATGTCTCACTTAAACCTCCAATGTTTGGACCACCAAAAGGTAAATCAGATTTGTGGACCTGCATTCAGAGAGTGTTtcaataaattttatttttatttgtctaAAAAGTTCAGTGTCATAAATTTATAGTAAATTGTGGAattatttaagttaaaaatgtctAGACTTCATTACGGTTGTGATAACCTCCACACTGATTTGCACTGACAGGAAAAGTTATAGAAAAAAGTATAGAAATGTAATAAAGATAAAACTTAAAGTAacattcaaatatttattttggtgTGGAAAATTTCTCATCCATGAAGAAGATGGTCAGAAACCAAATCAAGTTTGTTATGCTtcataatttctttctttttgtaaaacacatcatttaaaacaataacaatttattttttcactgaaTAAATCAATATGTCACACAATTTAGGTTTCTCTGTTCAGGTTTTGCGTCTCTGTACATGAACGTGAGGAAAATAAAGGTGGACAAAATGAAGCTTTTGAGTGCAGGTGATGCTGAAGGTAATTCAGGAAAATGATGCAGGGGGTTTTGGGACACATACAGTACAAGCCATGCATGTGTTACAGAAAGTAGAGGTTACACCATGCAAGGTGAGAACTCGTTACTGTATGTACTGTTTTCAAAAACAATCCTTTGTTTTCTAGATCCACAACTGGCAGGAAGAAAGACAAGTCAGGAGGAAACGGTGCTGTTTGTTCTGGCTGTAGTTTTAATTATTGCAAACGCAGGAACCATTGTACTTTCAATAACATTTCTTCATGATGGTTTAAAACGGTACGTTGGCAAACTTTTATTGCATCTACATTTTTGACAGTTGTCTGCATTTGATTTTGTCTGACTGTGGTGTTGTGTGTTGTATATTACAGATCAACAACATGATGAAACACTGCCACTCTGTCTCTGATCAAATGAGTCAAACCAACAACGACTTTCTTACCTGCTCCAGTTGTgctaatgttaaaaacaaactaacaaacaaacaacagcaaaaaaaagctCACTATGAGAAAACTACACTTAGAagatgaaaaaagacaaaaaaaagagaatcaCAGATGTTAAAATGCTGATTCTTTGCtttcaaaaatctttttcagtatttgtttattttcttaacTGAGCTTTTGAACTAAGAGTTGATAGAAATGATATTTCAGAAGCAAATAATTCTAGATGTAGTGAGTTAGGGTTTAATTTCCTCATATATAACGCATATGCAGTATGATGTATTTTCTCACTTAAAAATACTCAAATGAAGATCATTGTATATCATGGGGATAACAGCTGTGGGGTTTAAGATAGAAAGAACAGATGCAATTTTCTGTACCATCTCTTCAAAGTCCTTCTTTTCTGTATCTATTACCACATTGTGTTCATATGCACAGAGAAATAACTTACTTGTTATTAAAAGGGACTTTGATGTATGATTTCATCAGTTAAATTGCACAAGGCGTATTGTAGAGGGTACAGCAGCCATGAACGGCACTAATGCTAGCCTTATTTGAAACAACTTGTCTGTAGATATTTTGATTCTGTTCTTGAAATAATATTTTGACTTTTAGAAATGTTGTCTTATTCTCAAAATGaaaaacgtaaaaaaaaaagttgtcagtCAAGTCCCCACAGCGCTCTGTGGTAGACTGCTGCAACAGCTGCCGGCACATGTGTTCTtaagcttcctgtttttctggTTCTTTTTGTCACACTCTTGGCAGTCAAGACTCTTTGCCAGCTGATCACTCTGGCAGTGCATATGCTGTTTACTTTGAAGTGAACACAACATGGTTTCAGAGCTGAAGCTAACTGGAGAGCTAAGCAGCTATCAGAGGTCAATGATATGGACAAAAGTGGGGAACAGAATCCGCAGTGCGGTTTGATGTGAGTCATGGACAAGGCACTGCACTCACACTTCCTGGACTATAGTGTGACCAATTTTTTGAGTGGACAGAGAGATTAATCTGAGAGGCAAGAAGAAAGCTGGAGGAATTCTACAGTTTCTCAATATAAAGGGCTTTAATAATTTGTCTGTTATAACACAATAATTTCCCTGCTTTTGGGTTAAATAAAGCATATTTTATCTcaccttatttttttattcagtgaATAAACTCaaagacaggaagcagcatTAACTGTTAATAATGATTACAGTTTAAAAACCAAGTGCAGTCAAAAGGAAGCATGCGTGTGAGCTGTGAAAGACCTTTTCCAAGTGGGACTTCACTGTATAAGAGTATCATATGGTCATACTGATGCATAAACAGCAAATGAATCCTAGTATCTCCTACTATTAAGTAAACATAACGAGATTGTGATATTTTTCCTTAGTTTACAACATTAGTGGCTAATTTCTAAAGAAGTAAAGCACCTACTATTATTGTATTGTTGCCCCAAGTAaaataaagtacattttttACAGAGAGCATTGACTTACTCTTGCTCTAgtgcagtggcggtcctagcctgtttggcgcaccgggtgaacactccctctggcgcgcgcccccccccacacacacacacataaaacatattaaggattgtacattaacataaaacagttgtcgaaccatactgaatttcaccagagaaacacacacacatatggagagagagagtatgcattacatgcaaacggctaccaaacagccatcataattcatcatacaatgagaacaggacaaatcaacaattgacaatgactaattaatattaaaatctgtaacataatgtattgtttggagtttagtctgttactgttactatttttaccatttcttcttggagcaactgtaatccacattatttccttagggattaataaagtattgtgattctgattgtttcaggatgacctgccattatccaatgacacatctg
Proteins encoded:
- the LOC134616723 gene encoding uncharacterized protein LOC134616723 isoform X2 → MIRILLFLGLASSIWTFVLKRTPTVFEAKEDDNITIRLDSQLQADVSLADMMCVFHSDVTKILFKMIRGVEDSESQDEQFAGRVQTDRDALRGGRVRLHLSRVTAEDSGSYRCDVAADYDDSLKRWRLETNENFVLSVGQTSDGDSSDVSLKPPMFGPPKDPQLAGRKTSQEETVLFVLAVVLIIANAGTIVLSITFLHDGLKRSTT
- the LOC134616723 gene encoding uncharacterized protein LOC134616723 isoform X3, whose product is MIRILLFLGLASSIWTFVLKRTPTVFEAKEDDNITIRLDSQLQADVSLADMMCVFHSDVTKILFKMIRGVEDSESQDEQFAGRVQTDRDALRGGRVRLHLSRVTAEDSGSYRCDVAADYDDSLKRWRLETNENFVLSVGQTSDGDSSDVSLKPPMFGPPKGFASLYMNVRKIKVDKMKLLSAGDAEGNSGK
- the LOC134616723 gene encoding uncharacterized protein LOC134616723 isoform X1, with the translated sequence MIRILLFLGLASSIWTFVLKRTPTVFEAKEDDNITIRLDSQLQADVSLADMMCVFHSDVTKILFKMIRGVEDSESQDEQFAGRVQTDRDALRGGRVRLHLSRVTAEDSGSYRCDVAADYDDSLKRWRLETNENFVLSVGQTSDGDSSDVSLKPPMFGPPKGFASLYMNVRKIKVDKMKLLSAGDAEDPQLAGRKTSQEETVLFVLAVVLIIANAGTIVLSITFLHDGLKRSTT